A DNA window from Luteolibacter luteus contains the following coding sequences:
- a CDS encoding transglutaminase family protein, with protein MSDSHLLRIVHRTHYAYAEPVTFQPHRLAVRPREGHDLRVESLLLGITPEADVVWTRDIFGNSIAHTHFREPGRELKFDVEVVVRRFFDPDAPPHPAQSPSPYPLEYDTLEHGIVVGYLTPVYGEETAVVKEWIKALPDPGDFPSAEHFVVKLAEIIHQKIGYQRREQKGVQTPATTLSLGTGSCRDVATLMMEVLRHLGIAARFASGYLDCAATRAARGSTHAWTEAYFPQLGWRGFDPTTGKRCTHQHIVTGTSHHPRGVMPVSGRYFGPAGAFQTLQVTVEFSTPVDEGLAKPAGVPIISGR; from the coding sequence ATGAGCGATAGTCACCTGCTCCGGATCGTGCATCGCACGCACTATGCCTATGCAGAGCCGGTGACTTTCCAGCCGCACCGCTTGGCCGTCCGGCCGCGGGAGGGGCACGACCTGCGGGTGGAGAGTCTGCTGCTGGGCATCACGCCGGAGGCCGACGTGGTGTGGACGAGGGATATCTTCGGGAACTCGATTGCCCACACGCATTTCCGTGAGCCGGGCAGGGAACTGAAATTCGATGTGGAGGTGGTGGTCCGGCGTTTCTTCGATCCCGATGCACCGCCTCATCCCGCGCAGAGCCCGAGCCCCTATCCGCTCGAGTACGATACCTTGGAGCACGGCATCGTGGTCGGTTATCTGACGCCGGTCTATGGGGAGGAAACGGCGGTGGTGAAGGAGTGGATCAAGGCCCTGCCGGATCCCGGCGATTTTCCGAGTGCCGAGCACTTCGTGGTGAAGCTGGCGGAGATCATCCATCAGAAGATCGGCTACCAGCGGCGGGAGCAGAAAGGGGTGCAGACCCCGGCGACCACGCTTTCGCTCGGCACGGGGTCCTGTCGGGATGTCGCGACGCTGATGATGGAGGTTCTGAGGCATCTGGGGATCGCGGCGCGCTTTGCGAGCGGCTATCTGGATTGTGCCGCGACGCGGGCTGCCCGTGGTTCGACCCATGCATGGACGGAGGCTTATTTCCCGCAACTCGGGTGGCGCGGCTTTGATCCAACCACTGGCAAACGCTGCACTCACCAGCACATCGTGACCGGGACGAGCCATCATCCGCGGGGTGTAATGCCGGTGTCCGGGCGCTACTTCGGCCCGGCGGGTGCTTTCCAGACGCTGCAAGTGACCGTGGAGTTTTCGACACCTGTCGATGAGGGATTGGCAAAGCCCGCAGGAGTTCCCATTATTTCAGGGAGATGA
- a CDS encoding dipeptide epimerase codes for MKLTLRDIHLPLRHPFTIALGTTTLQHNLLVELEHEGATGYGEGASSHAWHLYTAESMRASLEAARPVIEAGGFSTPEELWNRVYPVLGENPFALCALDQAAHDLWGKQKGAPVWKLWGLSLENLPLSDYTIGIDTIEKMVMKMKEFDGWPIYKIKLGTEDDLAIVRELRKHTGAIFRIDANTAWSADQTLAFAPEMKALGVEFFEQPLPRDDWEGMRKVKGSCVLPVFADESCQTEEDVAKCAGIFDGINIKLTKAGGLVPARRMIAEARKLGLKVMVGCMTESSVGISAIAQLLPLLDHVDMDGAVLISKDIADGVRLDHGRAVFPETNGNGVTLLDA; via the coding sequence ATGAAGCTCACGCTGCGAGACATCCACCTGCCACTCCGGCATCCCTTCACCATCGCGCTCGGCACGACCACGCTGCAGCACAACCTGCTGGTGGAATTGGAGCACGAAGGCGCCACCGGCTACGGTGAAGGAGCTTCTTCCCATGCCTGGCATCTCTATACCGCGGAATCGATGCGGGCATCGCTCGAAGCCGCACGACCGGTGATCGAAGCCGGGGGCTTTTCAACACCCGAGGAGCTCTGGAATCGTGTCTACCCTGTCTTGGGCGAGAACCCCTTCGCCCTTTGCGCGCTCGATCAGGCCGCTCACGACCTCTGGGGCAAGCAAAAGGGAGCTCCCGTGTGGAAGCTCTGGGGTCTCAGCTTGGAGAACCTTCCCTTGAGCGATTACACCATCGGCATCGACACCATCGAAAAGATGGTGATGAAGATGAAGGAATTCGACGGCTGGCCGATCTACAAGATCAAGCTCGGCACGGAAGACGACCTCGCGATCGTCCGGGAACTCCGCAAACACACCGGTGCCATCTTCCGGATCGATGCGAACACGGCATGGAGCGCGGACCAGACGCTTGCCTTCGCCCCTGAGATGAAGGCGCTCGGCGTGGAATTCTTCGAGCAGCCACTTCCGCGCGACGACTGGGAGGGTATGCGGAAGGTGAAGGGAAGCTGTGTACTGCCGGTCTTCGCGGACGAAAGCTGCCAAACCGAAGAGGACGTCGCGAAGTGCGCGGGGATCTTCGATGGGATCAACATCAAGCTCACCAAGGCCGGCGGCCTGGTCCCCGCACGACGGATGATCGCGGAAGCACGGAAGCTGGGACTGAAAGTGATGGTCGGATGCATGACCGAATCAAGCGTAGGCATCAGTGCCATCGCTCAACTGCTGCCACTTCTCGATCACGTCGACATGGATGGCGCGGTCCTGATTTCGAAGGATATCGCGGATGGAGTGCGCCTCGATCACGGTCGCGCGGTCTTCCCGGAAACCAATGGCAATGGGGTAACCCTTCTGGACGCATAG
- a CDS encoding transglutaminase-like domain-containing protein yields the protein MPFQIHAELHYQVLQRSTVLLNIHALSNDGQKLSNEQLDITPGVQWEEFPLETGENRYIRLDTGDATQLDITYSAMAETKYTMVSHQEIHDVPISQMRRSAIPYLFPSRYCQSDRLGRMAYKEFGGISHPYDQVVAIADWIFNNIDYLSGSSDAETSAFDTLTQRAGVCRDFAHLGIGLCRALSIPARYFTGYACHMQPPDFHACFEACIGNRWFIFDPTRLAALNGLIRIASGRDAADASVATIFGRMQMTGMAVSCVSNDFRPLGAADLAGQAILIEP from the coding sequence ATGCCTTTCCAGATCCATGCGGAGCTGCACTATCAGGTGCTCCAGCGCAGCACGGTGCTGCTGAATATCCACGCACTCTCGAACGATGGCCAGAAGCTGAGCAATGAGCAGCTCGACATCACCCCAGGGGTACAGTGGGAAGAATTTCCGCTAGAGACGGGAGAGAACCGCTACATCCGTCTCGATACCGGCGATGCCACGCAGCTCGACATCACCTACTCCGCGATGGCGGAGACGAAGTACACGATGGTGAGCCATCAAGAGATCCACGATGTGCCGATCTCACAGATGCGGCGTTCGGCGATTCCTTATCTCTTCCCCAGCCGCTACTGCCAATCGGATCGCTTGGGCAGGATGGCCTACAAGGAGTTCGGAGGGATTTCCCATCCTTACGATCAGGTGGTGGCGATCGCGGATTGGATCTTCAACAACATCGACTACCTCTCCGGCAGTTCCGATGCGGAGACTTCCGCCTTTGACACGCTGACCCAACGTGCCGGTGTCTGCCGGGATTTCGCGCATCTGGGGATCGGCTTATGCCGGGCGCTGTCGATTCCGGCGCGGTACTTCACGGGGTATGCCTGCCACATGCAGCCGCCGGATTTCCACGCGTGCTTCGAGGCCTGCATAGGCAACCGCTGGTTCATCTTCGATCCCACGCGCCTGGCTGCCTTGAACGGCTTGATCCGGATCGCTTCCGGGCGGGATGCGGCGGATGCCTCCGTAGCGACGATTTTCGGGAGGATGCAGATGACCGGAATGGCGGTATCCTGTGTTTCGAATGATTTCAGGCCGCTCGGTGCCGCGGATCTCGCGGGGCAGGCGATCCTGATCGAACCCTGA
- a CDS encoding serine hydrolase domain-containing protein translates to MKRIIPSLIAMSTLASAADYSGVIPSYQDAVKAEMAEWKLRGISIAWVDRNSIVYEEGFGEAKKDSVFRAGSVSKLFNAVAVMKLVEQGKLGLDAPLPDDRVPVNPFNGKPITLRQLLSHRSGFQREASTGGYFDDSEPTLEATAASLKGMALVSPPESENRYSNIAPSLAGHVAAEAAGKSFPKLQAEWIHRPLGMTKSSWLHKDAGAVLPSHIRVADRKGGFTDRSTPLFDLGTIPAGNLYTTAGDLGRFIMMLAAEGDSPGGRILKAETLTEMWKPQFDPKGSFGIGFALGEWRGRKTVGHGGAVYGHSTALTYLPEEKIGVVVLCNEDIVNGRTQHLADLALSLMLQAKKGEAPQAAPTYPASPEEKQEIAGKWESQSFWMELGGDLSGVLSCQEFKLTPTAKDRYLLNSRLHSDLPVSINRDTTGTVIRISAGPQEFTRVPDNRKPLPKEWRAFQGSYGPNMIPFVVHEKFGRLYGTTENMADYRLTPVNRYVFAFPAGLYAKEHAVFIPGPDGKARAVDLANMTLPRID, encoded by the coding sequence ATGAAACGCATTATCCCCTCCCTCATCGCCATGAGCACCCTGGCCAGCGCTGCCGATTACTCCGGTGTCATTCCTTCCTATCAAGATGCGGTAAAAGCGGAAATGGCCGAGTGGAAGCTGAGAGGGATCTCCATCGCATGGGTCGACAGGAACTCGATTGTCTACGAAGAGGGGTTTGGCGAGGCCAAGAAAGACAGCGTCTTCAGGGCGGGCTCTGTCTCGAAGCTCTTCAATGCCGTGGCCGTGATGAAGCTCGTGGAGCAAGGGAAGCTGGGACTCGATGCCCCTTTGCCCGATGACCGGGTCCCCGTAAATCCCTTCAACGGCAAGCCCATCACCCTGCGGCAGCTCTTGAGCCATCGCTCCGGCTTTCAGCGGGAGGCATCGACCGGCGGCTACTTCGATGACAGCGAGCCTACCCTGGAAGCCACTGCGGCGAGCTTGAAGGGGATGGCCTTGGTCTCACCACCGGAGAGTGAGAACCGCTACTCGAATATCGCACCAAGCCTCGCCGGCCACGTGGCAGCCGAGGCGGCGGGAAAAAGCTTTCCCAAGCTGCAAGCGGAATGGATCCACCGGCCGCTCGGCATGACGAAATCCTCATGGCTGCACAAGGACGCGGGTGCCGTGCTGCCTTCTCATATCCGCGTCGCGGATCGGAAGGGAGGCTTCACGGACCGCTCGACGCCGCTCTTCGACCTGGGGACCATCCCTGCGGGTAACCTCTATACCACTGCCGGCGACCTCGGCCGCTTCATCATGATGCTCGCAGCCGAAGGCGACTCGCCGGGCGGGAGAATCTTGAAAGCGGAAACGCTCACGGAAATGTGGAAGCCGCAATTCGATCCCAAGGGAAGCTTCGGGATCGGCTTCGCACTCGGTGAATGGCGAGGACGGAAAACCGTAGGCCATGGAGGAGCGGTCTATGGACACAGCACGGCACTGACTTACCTCCCGGAAGAAAAGATCGGCGTGGTGGTGCTATGCAATGAAGACATCGTGAACGGCCGGACCCAACACCTCGCCGACCTTGCGCTATCCCTCATGCTGCAGGCGAAAAAGGGCGAAGCTCCCCAAGCGGCTCCGACCTACCCGGCGTCGCCTGAAGAAAAGCAGGAAATCGCAGGCAAGTGGGAATCGCAGAGCTTCTGGATGGAGCTCGGCGGCGATCTGTCCGGCGTGCTTTCGTGCCAGGAGTTCAAGCTGACGCCCACGGCGAAGGATCGCTACCTCCTCAATAGCCGCCTGCATTCCGACCTTCCGGTTTCCATCAACCGCGACACTACCGGAACCGTGATTCGCATCAGCGCGGGACCTCAGGAGTTCACCCGCGTGCCCGATAACAGGAAGCCGCTTCCGAAAGAGTGGAGGGCCTTCCAGGGCAGCTACGGGCCAAACATGATTCCCTTCGTGGTCCATGAAAAGTTCGGGCGGCTCTACGGCACCACCGAGAACATGGCTGACTACCGGCTGACTCCGGTGAACCGCTATGTCTTCGCCTTCCCTGCCGGGCTCTACGCGAAGGAGCATGCCGTCTTTATCCCCGGTCCCGATGGCAAGGCACGTGCCGTGGACCTCGCGAACATGACCCTGCCACGCATCGATTGA
- a CDS encoding serine hydrolase domain-containing protein: MFADSLRFAAAMVTISVALADKPLSEAARPYAEKLPAGCIVTGERIGETVKYSEAGKPEPDGIAAEKRVFEIGSISKVFTGLLLSEAVLEKKVKLETNLKELLGKNFKFADPKVGEITLLQLSTHTSGLPRLPDNMGPDPDHADDPYGDYDRKKMEDFLSKVKLEKNGPYRASYSNYGVGLLGELLAGAYGKSWDALVKEKITGPLGMKDTMVEPGADQKKRLAPPYQGAKPGHSWTFEAFAGAGALRSTAADLLIFGQAMAEPDSTPLASAIKGMMETRAAYPDMGADIGLGIIIGKLDGRKEYIHSGGTGGYRSVLQVLPERKTVRVALINNDAVPAEAIVAATREDAKPGEAPEMNLAASELDAFAGIYELAPGARFTVLRHDKDLLVRLSGQTFLPVKPLGKDRFRYSAVVAEIQFAREAEAVKSLTLFQNGRELTAKRIEEKPPALIFTTAEDLNPYLGEYELAPGAIFKVTQADGILLAELTGQPAMPVFQTKPGYFEYDGVKAALEFQKDKDGRVTGLILHQNGSRPAKKRG, encoded by the coding sequence ATGTTCGCGGATTCCCTTCGTTTTGCGGCAGCAATGGTCACGATCTCGGTCGCCTTGGCCGACAAGCCCCTCAGCGAGGCTGCCCGCCCCTATGCGGAGAAATTGCCGGCAGGCTGCATCGTCACCGGCGAGCGGATCGGGGAGACCGTGAAATACTCCGAAGCCGGAAAGCCGGAGCCCGATGGCATCGCAGCGGAAAAGCGGGTTTTCGAGATCGGCTCCATTTCCAAGGTCTTCACCGGACTGCTGCTCTCTGAAGCGGTGCTTGAGAAGAAGGTGAAGCTGGAAACCAACTTGAAGGAGCTACTCGGAAAGAACTTCAAATTCGCCGATCCCAAGGTCGGCGAAATCACCCTGCTGCAGCTCTCCACGCACACCAGCGGCCTGCCGCGTCTTCCCGACAATATGGGCCCGGATCCGGATCATGCGGACGACCCCTATGGGGACTACGACCGGAAGAAGATGGAGGACTTCCTTTCGAAGGTGAAGCTGGAGAAGAACGGGCCCTATCGCGCATCCTACTCAAACTACGGCGTGGGCCTCCTGGGCGAACTCCTGGCGGGAGCTTACGGGAAAAGCTGGGACGCGCTGGTGAAGGAAAAGATCACCGGCCCACTTGGCATGAAGGACACGATGGTTGAACCCGGCGCGGATCAAAAGAAGCGCCTGGCTCCTCCCTATCAGGGAGCAAAGCCGGGCCATTCGTGGACCTTCGAGGCCTTCGCGGGCGCAGGCGCTCTCAGATCCACGGCAGCGGATCTTCTCATCTTCGGGCAAGCGATGGCCGAACCGGACAGCACGCCCTTGGCCTCCGCGATCAAAGGGATGATGGAAACAAGGGCCGCCTATCCTGACATGGGCGCGGACATCGGCCTGGGAATCATCATCGGCAAGCTCGATGGCCGGAAGGAATACATCCATAGCGGCGGCACCGGCGGCTACCGTTCGGTGCTCCAAGTGCTGCCGGAACGAAAGACCGTGCGCGTGGCCCTGATCAACAACGACGCTGTTCCCGCGGAAGCTATCGTCGCAGCCACGCGCGAGGATGCGAAGCCAGGCGAAGCACCCGAAATGAATCTCGCAGCCTCCGAACTGGATGCTTTCGCGGGCATCTACGAGTTGGCGCCGGGAGCACGCTTCACCGTGCTGCGTCATGACAAGGATCTGCTCGTTCGCCTCAGCGGCCAGACCTTTCTGCCGGTGAAGCCCCTCGGAAAGGACCGCTTCCGCTACAGCGCGGTAGTAGCCGAGATCCAATTCGCGCGAGAAGCCGAAGCCGTGAAATCACTCACGCTTTTCCAAAATGGCCGCGAACTCACTGCCAAGCGTATCGAGGAGAAACCCCCGGCTTTAATCTTCACCACCGCCGAAGATCTGAATCCTTATCTCGGCGAGTACGAGCTGGCACCGGGCGCGATCTTCAAGGTGACCCAGGCCGACGGCATCCTCCTCGCAGAGCTGACGGGCCAACCGGCAATGCCTGTTTTTCAAACCAAGCCGGGCTACTTCGAGTACGATGGCGTAAAAGCCGCACTGGAATTCCAGAAGGACAAGGACGGCAGGGTCACAGGCCTGATCCTTCATCAAAATGGCTCTCGTCCGGCGAAGAAGCGCGGATGA
- a CDS encoding DUF819 domain-containing protein codes for MAALIPEDQTWALWALIVSGTAFSIWIEGRYRWAEKLSAPVIALLLAMLLSNTGIMPAKEIPAYDFIGAWLVPLALPLLLMQANLLKIAREAGRLMFAVLLASAGTIIGAFTAVAMFRDCGIPQIEQAAAIMTGSYIGGMVNFLAIQDSTGATGELTTGLVVADNLVMAGFFVLLLWMAGSKFFLKRYPHPHSSNDGSPVEEETESPALLTVNGLGAALAFAFAVVAIAMGCGKLIAGFFPEDLKAGSFPHLIRMIATNKFVLITGFSLLAATLAPRALERLRGYDRIGIFLLFLFLFSIGLPADLRTVIFHTPVLFLFCLVMAVGNVLFTMVLGKLFKLDLEELLLAINATLGGPPTAAAMAVSRDWKSLVLPGLLAGLWGYIIGTPLGLMVFSILSR; via the coding sequence ATGGCAGCACTGATCCCGGAAGACCAGACCTGGGCCTTGTGGGCGCTGATCGTGTCCGGCACGGCCTTCTCCATCTGGATCGAGGGACGCTATCGCTGGGCGGAAAAGCTCAGTGCGCCGGTTATCGCGCTTCTGCTGGCGATGCTCCTTTCCAATACCGGGATCATGCCGGCGAAGGAGATCCCGGCTTATGATTTCATCGGCGCTTGGCTGGTGCCGCTCGCCCTGCCCCTGCTGCTGATGCAGGCGAATCTGCTGAAAATCGCGCGTGAGGCAGGCAGGCTCATGTTCGCGGTCCTGCTGGCATCGGCGGGAACGATCATCGGTGCCTTCACCGCAGTCGCGATGTTCCGCGACTGCGGAATCCCCCAGATCGAGCAAGCAGCCGCGATCATGACCGGCAGCTACATCGGCGGCATGGTGAATTTCCTCGCGATCCAGGATAGCACCGGTGCGACCGGGGAACTTACCACCGGCCTCGTGGTCGCGGACAATCTGGTAATGGCAGGTTTCTTCGTGCTGCTACTCTGGATGGCGGGCAGCAAGTTCTTCCTGAAGCGCTATCCCCATCCGCATAGCTCGAATGACGGATCTCCGGTCGAAGAGGAAACGGAGTCGCCAGCCCTGCTCACCGTCAACGGGCTCGGCGCCGCACTCGCATTTGCCTTCGCCGTGGTGGCCATCGCCATGGGCTGCGGGAAGCTCATCGCCGGATTTTTCCCGGAAGACCTGAAGGCGGGCAGCTTTCCACATCTGATCCGCATGATCGCCACGAACAAGTTTGTGCTGATCACCGGCTTCTCACTTCTCGCCGCCACACTCGCTCCGCGCGCCTTGGAGCGCCTCCGGGGCTATGACCGCATCGGCATCTTCCTGCTCTTCCTCTTTCTTTTCAGCATTGGCCTCCCTGCGGATCTACGCACCGTGATCTTCCACACCCCGGTGCTCTTCCTCTTCTGCCTCGTGATGGCGGTGGGAAATGTCCTTTTCACCATGGTGCTCGGAAAGCTCTTCAAGCTCGACCTGGAAGAGTTGCTGCTGGCAATCAATGCCACGCTGGGTGGTCCGCCGACCGCTGCGGCGATGGCCGTTTCCCGCGACTGGAAGTCCTTGGTGCTGCCAGGACTCTTGGCCGGACTCTGGGGCTACATCATCGGCACGCCGCTGGGGCTGATGGTATTTTCAATCCTAAGTCGTTGA
- the hemL gene encoding glutamate-1-semialdehyde 2,1-aminomutase encodes MTGPLSQKLFATAKGFIPGGVNSPVRAFRNVGGEPFFVRRAKGSRIEDVDAKTYIDYIGSWGPNILGHAPTVVTNTIHEVAKDGVSFGIPNPFEVEMARTITEWVPSVEKVRMCSSGTEATMSAIRLARGFTKRDYIVKFNGCYHGHSDSLLVAAGSGALTHGEPDSAGVPAAFAEKTIVLPYNDFEALEKVFKEQGDQIAAIIVESYPANAGLIFPKPGYLDRLSSITKENGALLIFDEVMTGFRLGKAGVQGIENLTPDLSCFGKVIGGGLPVGAFGGRADVMDLLAPIGPVYQAGTLSGNPLAMAAGLAQLKELSKISGFPRLEELGAYFESGLRKLMDAKGIPYRFNRTGSMFCLFFTDREIVNVDDVMKQDLELFKKFFWGCLDKGIYIAPSPYETGFLSLAHTEADLDDTLTVFEEVLSSI; translated from the coding sequence GTGACCGGACCGCTTTCCCAGAAACTCTTCGCCACCGCTAAAGGATTCATCCCCGGCGGCGTGAATTCACCCGTGCGCGCCTTCCGCAATGTGGGTGGCGAGCCCTTCTTCGTCCGTCGCGCCAAGGGGAGCCGGATCGAGGACGTGGATGCCAAGACCTACATCGACTACATCGGATCCTGGGGACCGAACATCCTCGGCCATGCGCCGACCGTGGTGACGAACACCATTCATGAAGTGGCGAAGGACGGCGTGTCCTTCGGCATCCCGAATCCCTTCGAGGTGGAGATGGCACGCACCATCACCGAATGGGTGCCGTCCGTCGAAAAGGTGCGCATGTGCTCCTCCGGCACGGAGGCCACCATGTCCGCCATCCGTCTCGCCCGCGGCTTCACGAAGCGCGATTACATCGTGAAGTTCAATGGCTGCTACCATGGTCATAGTGATTCTCTGCTGGTCGCCGCCGGTTCCGGCGCATTGACCCATGGCGAGCCCGACTCTGCCGGGGTGCCCGCCGCTTTCGCGGAAAAGACCATCGTCCTCCCCTACAATGACTTCGAGGCGCTGGAGAAGGTGTTCAAGGAACAGGGCGATCAGATCGCAGCGATCATCGTGGAGTCTTACCCTGCGAATGCGGGCCTGATTTTCCCCAAGCCCGGCTATCTCGACCGCCTTTCCTCAATCACGAAGGAGAATGGCGCGCTGTTGATCTTCGACGAAGTGATGACCGGCTTCCGTCTTGGCAAGGCCGGGGTGCAAGGGATCGAAAATCTCACGCCGGATCTCAGCTGCTTCGGCAAGGTGATCGGCGGCGGTCTTCCGGTGGGTGCCTTCGGAGGCCGCGCGGACGTGATGGACCTTCTGGCGCCGATCGGTCCCGTTTACCAAGCAGGCACGCTGTCCGGCAATCCGCTGGCGATGGCCGCCGGTCTCGCACAGCTCAAGGAACTCTCGAAGATTTCGGGCTTCCCGCGCTTGGAAGAACTCGGCGCCTACTTCGAAAGCGGCCTGCGCAAGCTGATGGATGCGAAGGGAATTCCCTATCGCTTCAACCGCACGGGCTCGATGTTCTGCCTCTTCTTCACCGATCGCGAGATCGTGAATGTGGACGACGTTATGAAGCAGGATCTCGAACTCTTTAAGAAGTTCTTCTGGGGCTGCCTCGACAAGGGCATCTATATCGCCCCCAGCCCTTACGAGACCGGCTTCCTCTCGCTGGCGCACACCGAGGCGGACCTGGATGACACGCTCACTGTCTTTGAAGAAGTTCTCAGCTCGATTTGA
- a CDS encoding tyrosine recombinase, whose amino-acid sequence MEREAEDFIMYLATERGLSSAYQLSVQQTLDALAAYLESKGLPLSDVGTEELSAFLAERKTGGLAASSLRITTVHLKVFFRWLASRGKLPMDPAEPLLSPRPDQTLPETLHGKEVSKILESIDPAQPLGRRDLAILELFYSSGLRLSELCSAKLENLDLDEKFMRVTGKGNKTRIVPIGGRAHDALQDYLRNERPSLVTKKTSSEVFITIRGTKFSPDRVRQIVKERAAMAGIDQNVYPHLLRHSFATHLLEGGADLRVIQELLGHADISTTQIYTHVDGARLKSIHKKFHPRG is encoded by the coding sequence GTGGAGCGGGAAGCGGAGGACTTCATCATGTATCTGGCCACGGAGCGCGGGCTCTCATCAGCCTACCAGCTCTCCGTACAGCAGACGCTTGATGCCTTGGCCGCCTATCTGGAAAGCAAGGGGCTCCCTCTTTCCGATGTAGGCACCGAGGAACTTTCTGCCTTCCTTGCCGAGCGGAAGACCGGCGGACTGGCCGCATCCTCGCTGCGGATCACGACCGTGCACCTGAAGGTATTCTTCCGCTGGCTCGCCTCGCGCGGGAAGCTGCCCATGGATCCAGCCGAGCCCCTGCTTTCACCGCGACCGGATCAGACCTTGCCCGAAACCCTGCACGGCAAGGAGGTGTCAAAGATCCTCGAATCGATCGATCCCGCCCAACCGCTGGGCCGACGTGACCTCGCCATCCTCGAGCTATTCTATTCGTCCGGCCTGCGACTTTCGGAGCTCTGCTCGGCCAAGCTGGAGAACCTCGACCTCGATGAGAAATTCATGCGTGTCACGGGCAAGGGCAACAAGACCCGCATCGTGCCCATTGGCGGAAGAGCCCACGATGCCTTGCAGGACTACCTCCGGAACGAACGTCCTTCCCTCGTCACGAAAAAGACCTCCTCCGAAGTCTTCATCACCATCCGTGGCACCAAGTTCTCACCCGACCGCGTTCGCCAGATCGTGAAGGAGCGCGCCGCGATGGCGGGGATCGATCAAAACGTCTACCCGCACCTGCTTCGCCACTCCTTCGCCACGCATCTTCTGGAAGGAGGGGCAGACCTGCGTGTGATCCAGGAGCTGCTCGGCCATGCGGACATCTCCACCACCCAGATCTACACCCATGTGGATGGCGCGCGCCTGAAGTCGATCCACAAGAAGTTCCACCCAAGGGGATGA